GACAACACCACCTTTCCACAGGAGCTGCGGCGCATTTTTCGTCGCGCGCGTCGGGCGCAAACGGCGGCGTTGCCGGATCGCCACCTTGTCATACGGGGGCGCGGTGAGAGGTGCCGGCGCGTCTACAACGCGCGTGCCTCTCCTTCGACGTAGAGGTGCGTGCAGACCTGCGCCTCGGGCGTGTCGCCGCCGTCGAGCGCGGCGACCGTGACCCAGCCTTCGGCGCGCATCCGTGCCGCTTCGCGCGCGGGGGTGCCGAACGGGACGAACAGCCGACGACGGTCGCCCGCCGGTTGCTCGCCGACGAGCCGGTCGGCGTAGAGCGAGAAGCCGGTCGCGGCTTCTTCCGCGCCGCCTTCATGGACGACGGCGTAGGTGCCGCCGCGGCCGATCTCGGCGCTGGAGCTGCCGCCGAACAGCGAGAAGCCGAGCCAGGTCTGATATTCGAATCCGTGGCGTTCGGTTGGGTCAAGCGTCATCGCGACGCGGTCGCCCAGCGCATGCGCGATCGCCGCCAGTCCGTCGATGCGTGACGCCAGCACGCCGTCGCGATCGAATGCGCGGAGACGAGCGAGCGCCTGGTCGAACGGTCCGGCCGCTTCGATCAACGGCAGGTAATCGGGCGCGATCGCCGCGACCGCGCCGGCATCCTTGGCATCGAGCCGCTGGCGCAGATCGTCGAGCTGGCCCGCGGCGACGGGCAAAGCGCCGGCGGCGAGCGTGTCGACCAGATCCGGAAGCGTGAAGTCGATCGACGGCCGCGCGATGCCCGCCGCCGCCAGCGCGTCGATCGCCACGGTGACGACTTCCTGCGCAGCGGCGACCGAATCGAGCCCGAACAGCTCGGCACCGATCTGCCGCGTTTCACGTGCGGGCGAGAGCTGGCTGGCGCGCAGCTTCAGCACCGCGCCGGCATAGCTGAGCCGGACGGGACGCGGGTGGTGCCCCAGGCGCGTCGCGGCGATCCGCGCGACCTGCGCGGTCAGATCGGGGCGAACGGCAAGCGTGCGCTGTGACACCGGATCGACGAAGCGCACCGCATCGTGGAGCGCGCCGGCCTTCAGCCGCGTACCGAGCGCTTCCGCGAATTCGGCGAGCGGCGGATCGACCCGCTCGTAGCCGTGCGCATGGATCGCAGCGAGCACGCGCGATTCGATCGCGGCGGCGGCATCGGCGAAGGGTGGCAGGCGGTCGCGGAGACCTTCGGGGAGAAGCGCGGTCATGCCAGCCCTCTGCCGTGCCGACAGAGGGCTGACAACCATCAGAACGACAGGCCCATCGCGGTCTTGACGCCCGGCAGCGCCTTGACCCCGGCGAGCAGCTCCGCATCGACCGGCTCATCGACGCTGAGCAGCAGCACCGCCTCGCCGCCGGTATCGCGGCGACCGAGGTGGAAGGTGCCGATGTTGACGCCCTTCTCACCCAGCAGCGTGCCGATGCGGCCGATGAAGCCGGGCGCATCCTCGTTGACGACGTAGAGCATCGCGCCGGTCAGATCGGCCTCGACCTTGATCCCGAACAGTTCGACCAGCCGCGGCGCGCTGTCGCCGAACAGCGTGCCCGCCACCGAACGCTCGCCATCGGCGGTGCGGACCGCGACACGGATCAGCGTGTGGTAATCGCCCTCACGCTCGGTGCGGATCTCGCGCACCTCCATGCCGCGCTCGCGCGCCAGCACCGGCGCGTTGACCATGTTCACGGTGTCGGTCTGCTGGCGCAGGAAGCCGGTCAGCACCGCGCTGGTCACCGGCTTGGGATTGAGGTCCGCCGCGGCGCCCTCGCGGTGGATCGACACGCGATCGATCGCGCCGGTGGCGAGCTGGCCGACCAGCGACCCGAGCTTCTCCGCCAGCCCCATGTACGGACGCAGCTTGGGCGCTTCCTCGGCGGACAGGCTGGGGACGTTGAGCGCGTTGGTCACGCCGCCAGACACGAGATAATCGGCCATCTGCTCGGCGACCTGGATCGCGACATTGACCTGCGCCTCGGTGGTCGAGGCGCCGAGGTGCGGGGTCGAGATGAAGTTGGGCGTGCCGAACAGCGGGCTGTCCTTCGCCGGCTCGGTCACGAACACGTCGAGCGCGGCGCCGGCGATGTGGCCCGAATCAAGCCCTTCCTTGAGCGCCGCCTCGTCGATCAGCCCGCCGCGTGCGCAATTGACGATCCGGACGCCCTTCTTCGTCTTCGCCAGATTCTCGGACGACAGGATGTTGCGGGTCTGATCGGTCAGCGGCGTGTGGAGCGTGATGAAGTCGGCGCGCGCCAGCAGTTCGTCGAGCGTCACCTTGGCCACGCCCATCTCGACCGCGCGTTCCTCGGTGAGGAACGGGTCGTAAGCGACGACCTTCATCTTAAGCCCCAGCGCGCGGTCCGCGACGATCGAGCCGATGTTGCCGGCACCGATCAACCCGAGCGTCTTGGCGGTCATCTCGACCCCCATGAAGCGGTTCTTCTCCCACTTCCCGGCCTGCGTCGATGCGTCCGCCTCCGGCAACTGGCGAGCGAGCGCGAACATCAACGCGATGGCATGCTCGGCAGTGGTGATCGAATTGCCGAACGGCGTGTTCATCACGACCACGCCCTTCGACGAGGCGGCGGGGATGTCGACGTTGTCGACGCCGATTCCGGCGCGTCCGACCACCTTCAGGTTAGTGGCATGATCGAGGATGTCCCTGGTGACCTTGGTCGAGCTACGGATCGCAAGGCCGTCATAGTCGCCGATGATCGCCTTCAGCTCGTCGGGGGTCTTGCCGGTGATCTCGTCCACCTCGACGCCGCGTTCGCGGAAGATCTCGGCAGCGCGGGGGTCCATCTTGTCGGAAATCAGTACCTTGGGCATGACGAATTGCTCCTCGTGCAATTCGTCATCCCGACGAAAGTCAGGATCTTGGGCCGCAGACGTGTGCGACGGGAGATCCCGGCCTTCGCTGGGATGACGTGAAATTGGGGGTTAGTTGGCGGCCTTCGCGGTGGAATACGCCCAGTCGAGCCACGGTCCGAGCGCCTCGATATCGGCCGTGTCGACGGTGGCGCCGCACCAGATGCGCAGCCCCGGCGGCGCGTCGCGATAACCGCCGATGTCGAACGCCGCGCCCTCCGCTTCCAGCAGCGACACCAGCTTCTTGATGACCGCCTCGTCGGCGTCGACCGTCAGGCACACGCTGGTTTTCGAACGCGACGCCGCGTCCTCCGCGAGGTGCCCGAGCCAGTCCCGCTCGGCGACGATCCGGTCCAGCGCCGCGGCATTGGCGTCGGAGCGCGCGATCAACCCACGCTCTCCGAGACCCCTGGCCCATTCGAGCCCCCAGATCGCGTCCTCGACCGCCAGCATCGACGGCGTGTTGATCGTCTCGCCCTTGAACACGCCCTCGGTAAGCTTGCCCTTCGAAACGAGCCGGAAGACCTTCGGCAACGGCCACGCCGGGGTGTAGCTTTCCAGCCGCTCGACCGCGCGCGGACCGAGGATCAGCACACCGTGCCCGCCCTCGCCGCCCAGCACCTTCTGCCAGCTGAACGTGGCGACGTCGATCTTGTCCCATGGCAAGTCGTAGGCGAACACGCCCGACGTTGCGTCGGCGAAGCTCAGCCCGGCGCGATCGTCGGGGATCCAGTCGCCGTTCGGCACGCGCACGCCGCTGGTCGTGCCGTTCCAGGTGAACAGCACGTCGTTCGACCAGTCGAACTGGTGAAGGTCGGGAAGCTGCCCGTAATCGGCGCGGATCACGGTGGGATCGATCTTCAACTGCTTGACCGCATCGGTCACCCAGCCCTCGCCGAAGCTCTCCCACGCCAGCGCGGTGACTGGGCGCGCGCCGAGCATGGTCCACATCGCCATCTCGAACGCGCCGGTATCGGAGCCGGGGACGATGCCGATGCGGTGCGTGTCAGGGAGATTCAGCAATTCGCGCATCAGATCGATGCAATATTGCAGGCGCTGCTTGCCCAGCTTCGAACGATGCGAACGCCCGAGAACGTCGATAGCCAGCTTGGCGGGATCGTAGCCGGGCGGCTTGGCGCACGGACCGGACGAAAAATGCGGACGCGCCGGCTTCGTGGCGGGTTTCGCGGGCGCAATGGTGGCGTCGGCGGCAGTCAAATCAGTCATTTCAGACTCTCCTCACAGAGAGCACGCGCGGCGTTGGGACCGCGTGGCCCGTCGACGGCCCTAGCGGCGCAACCGGGCGATGGCAACATAGATTATCGGGCCGCCGCGCCAGCGACTCCCTTCGTCACCGCGCGCTTGCCCCGCGCATTCGACTGCCGCACATCCGGGGCATGCGGGGCTGGACGACGGGTGGACGCGGGATTGCGACAACGGCGGGATTGCTGGCGCTCGCCGCGTGTGGACGGAGCGAGCGGCCAACCGCGCCGGCGCAGCGCGCGCGCGTAGAGATGCCGTCGGTGCGCGAGACGAATCGCTGCTTTGCGGACCTCCGCGCACTGGGGGTCGACTTCCAGCCGTTGCCCGACAAGGATTCCGGCGGCGGATGCGCACTGGTCGGCACGGTCAAGCTACTCGACATCGGGGTGCCGACGGCCAATCTCGGTGCGATCCGTTGCGGGCAGGCGCGCGCGTTCGCGGGCTGGGCGCGCAACGGCGTGGCACCAGCCGCCTATCAGATCCTGGGCTCCGAGCTGTCACGGATCGTCAGCATGGGAAGCTACGCCTGTCGCAACACCGTCGGCACCAGCGGGCCCGCGCGCCGATCCGGCCATGCGATCGCCAATGCGATCGACATCGGCGCGTTCGAGCTGAAGGATGGACGGCGGATCTCGATCCTGCGCGACTGGAACGCCGCCGACCCCGACGTGCGGCGATTCCTGCGCACCGTCCACACATCGGCATGCCGGCGCTTCGGCACCGTGCTGTCACCCGACTATAACGCCGTGCACCGCGATCACCTCCATCTCGAGGACGACCACGCGCGCTTCTGCCGCTGAGCTTGCGACTGTAAGAATCGCGTTCTATCCCGCGAGGAATGACTGACACCCGCGTACCGAGCCGCGTCTTTCCGCGCGCCAAGCAGGATGCCGAGGTCGCCAAGACCAGCATCTCCACCCCGCAGACCGAGAGCCCGGCCTATTCGCTGGCCTTCCAGGACATGGATTTCCTGCTGCGCGAAGACCTGCGCCCGGTGCGCTTCCAGCTGGAACTGCTCAAGACGCAGCTGATCCTCGACCAGGCGCATATCGGTTCGACGTTCGTCTTCTACGGATCCGCACGCATCCCGGAACCGGCCAAGGCGCAAGCGCTGCTCGACCTCGCCACCGACGAGAAGAGCCGCCGCATCGCCGAGCGGCTGGTCGCCAAGAGCAAATATTACGACATGGCGCGCGAGCTGGCGCAGATGTGCTCGAACTTCCCGCGCGACGCGGCGGGCAAGCGGCATTTCGTGGTGTGTTCGGGCGGCGGCCCATCG
The genomic region above belongs to Sphingomonas phyllosphaerae 5.2 and contains:
- a CDS encoding ATP phosphoribosyltransferase regulatory subunit, which translates into the protein MTALLPEGLRDRLPPFADAAAAIESRVLAAIHAHGYERVDPPLAEFAEALGTRLKAGALHDAVRFVDPVSQRTLAVRPDLTAQVARIAATRLGHHPRPVRLSYAGAVLKLRASQLSPARETRQIGAELFGLDSVAAAQEVVTVAIDALAAAGIARPSIDFTLPDLVDTLAAGALPVAAGQLDDLRQRLDAKDAGAVAAIAPDYLPLIEAAGPFDQALARLRAFDRDGVLASRIDGLAAIAHALGDRVAMTLDPTERHGFEYQTWLGFSLFGGSSSAEIGRGGTYAVVHEGGAEEAATGFSLYADRLVGEQPAGDRRRLFVPFGTPAREAARMRAEGWVTVAALDGGDTPEAQVCTHLYVEGEARAL
- the serA gene encoding phosphoglycerate dehydrogenase, which translates into the protein MPKVLISDKMDPRAAEIFRERGVEVDEITGKTPDELKAIIGDYDGLAIRSSTKVTRDILDHATNLKVVGRAGIGVDNVDIPAASSKGVVVMNTPFGNSITTAEHAIALMFALARQLPEADASTQAGKWEKNRFMGVEMTAKTLGLIGAGNIGSIVADRALGLKMKVVAYDPFLTEERAVEMGVAKVTLDELLARADFITLHTPLTDQTRNILSSENLAKTKKGVRIVNCARGGLIDEAALKEGLDSGHIAGAALDVFVTEPAKDSPLFGTPNFISTPHLGASTTEAQVNVAIQVAEQMADYLVSGGVTNALNVPSLSAEEAPKLRPYMGLAEKLGSLVGQLATGAIDRVSIHREGAAADLNPKPVTSAVLTGFLRQQTDTVNMVNAPVLARERGMEVREIRTEREGDYHTLIRVAVRTADGERSVAGTLFGDSAPRLVELFGIKVEADLTGAMLYVVNEDAPGFIGRIGTLLGEKGVNIGTFHLGRRDTGGEAVLLLSVDEPVDAELLAGVKALPGVKTAMGLSF
- a CDS encoding phosphoserine transaminase: MTDLTAADATIAPAKPATKPARPHFSSGPCAKPPGYDPAKLAIDVLGRSHRSKLGKQRLQYCIDLMRELLNLPDTHRIGIVPGSDTGAFEMAMWTMLGARPVTALAWESFGEGWVTDAVKQLKIDPTVIRADYGQLPDLHQFDWSNDVLFTWNGTTSGVRVPNGDWIPDDRAGLSFADATSGVFAYDLPWDKIDVATFSWQKVLGGEGGHGVLILGPRAVERLESYTPAWPLPKVFRLVSKGKLTEGVFKGETINTPSMLAVEDAIWGLEWARGLGERGLIARSDANAAALDRIVAERDWLGHLAEDAASRSKTSVCLTVDADEAVIKKLVSLLEAEGAAFDIGGYRDAPPGLRIWCGATVDTADIEALGPWLDWAYSTAKAAN
- a CDS encoding extensin family protein, yielding MRETNRCFADLRALGVDFQPLPDKDSGGGCALVGTVKLLDIGVPTANLGAIRCGQARAFAGWARNGVAPAAYQILGSELSRIVSMGSYACRNTVGTSGPARRSGHAIANAIDIGAFELKDGRRISILRDWNAADPDVRRFLRTVHTSACRRFGTVLSPDYNAVHRDHLHLEDDHARFCR